A genomic segment from Cetobacterium sp. ZOR0034 encodes:
- a CDS encoding ATP-binding cassette domain-containing protein, with protein MDILNVSNLTFNYNDELPILKNLSFNVKNNELISIVGGSGCGKSTIIKLLANIETPTNGDISINSISYMPQSDTLLPWRTILQNILLPIEIEKGDLIKEKENALNLLKRFNLLSYADNYPDELSGGMKQRISLIRTLMNKGELLLLDEPFSALDAITREDLQKWLLNSLTTLQKSMIFITHDIDEAMFLSNRILVCKEKPISSFDEFTVPKNMTFEEKAKLKKEILTSVKGVDNEKI; from the coding sequence ATGGATATTCTTAATGTTAGCAATCTTACTTTTAATTATAATGATGAACTTCCGATTTTAAAAAATCTATCATTTAATGTTAAGAATAACGAACTTATCAGTATAGTTGGTGGCAGTGGTTGTGGAAAATCAACCATCATAAAACTTTTAGCAAATATTGAAACTCCAACTAACGGAGATATATCTATAAATAGTATCTCGTACATGCCTCAGTCGGATACTTTGCTACCTTGGAGAACCATTCTTCAAAATATTCTTCTTCCAATTGAGATTGAAAAGGGTGATCTGATTAAAGAAAAAGAAAACGCTTTAAATCTTTTAAAAAGATTTAATCTTTTATCCTATGCTGACAACTATCCAGATGAACTTTCTGGTGGAATGAAACAGCGTATATCTTTAATAAGAACTCTTATGAACAAAGGAGAGCTTTTACTTTTAGATGAGCCATTTTCTGCTCTTGATGCCATCACTCGTGAAGATTTACAAAAGTGGCTTCTAAATAGTCTAACTACTCTTCAAAAAAGTATGATCTTTATTACTCATGATATTGACGAGGCTATGTTTTTATCTAATCGTATATTAGTTTGTAAGGAAAAACCAATTTCATCATTTGATGAGTTTACAGTTCCTAAAAATATGACATTTGAGGAAAAAGCAAAGTTAAAAAAAGAGATTCTAACATCTGTGAAGGGAGTTGACAATGAAAAAATTTAA
- a CDS encoding MATE family efflux transporter, whose product MKQLRSLWRENKNEILSIFTIALPTIVDMFVQTLLGFFDLIMVGRLGPEAIASVGLGTAPILTVIPIFFAISVGTTAMVSRAYGAKNYSEARDGMSQSLILGIPAALIVTVAFIIFGKNILELISKNQPIGDALSYLKVVSLGIPFLCFNIIFSYGFRSISKSKIPMINNTISIFSNILLNYIFIFVLNLGVLGAGIATTISRGVVTLIFSFLIIYKRNYCIALTKKDFKIKKEVCKRLIKVGLPSAGEQSIFRIGMLIFEAMVINLGTLQYAAHKIALTAESFSFNLGLGFSVAGTALVGQHLGAKKYQDAKKAGYLNMFLAMFVMTAFGFIFMVFPKFVISMFTKEQNIVPMASSALRIVSIAQPILAVSMVLSGALRGAGDTKSVLWITSLGMFLIRIPMTYLFLYVFNFGLNGAWMVMIIDLTYRGIACLYRFRQGKWRYIEV is encoded by the coding sequence TTGAAACAACTTCGCTCTTTATGGAGAGAAAACAAAAATGAGATTTTATCAATTTTTACAATTGCTTTACCTACTATTGTCGATATGTTCGTACAAACATTACTTGGCTTCTTCGACTTAATCATGGTTGGAAGACTAGGTCCCGAAGCAATCGCTTCAGTAGGACTTGGAACTGCACCTATCTTAACTGTAATACCAATATTCTTTGCTATAAGTGTTGGAACTACAGCTATGGTTAGTAGAGCATACGGAGCTAAAAACTACTCTGAGGCTCGAGATGGCATGAGTCAAAGTTTAATTTTAGGAATTCCTGCCGCTCTTATTGTCACAGTTGCATTTATCATTTTTGGAAAAAACATTTTAGAACTTATCAGTAAAAACCAACCTATTGGTGATGCTTTAAGTTACTTAAAAGTTGTTTCTTTAGGAATTCCATTCCTATGTTTCAATATCATTTTCTCTTATGGGTTTAGATCTATAAGTAAATCGAAGATTCCAATGATTAACAACACTATAAGTATTTTCTCTAATATCCTTCTTAACTACATATTTATTTTTGTATTAAATCTTGGAGTTTTGGGAGCTGGAATTGCAACTACAATATCAAGAGGAGTAGTTACACTTATTTTCTCTTTCCTTATTATATATAAGAGAAACTATTGCATTGCTTTAACTAAAAAAGATTTCAAAATAAAAAAAGAGGTTTGCAAAAGACTTATAAAAGTTGGGTTGCCATCAGCTGGTGAACAAAGTATATTTAGAATTGGAATGCTTATATTTGAAGCTATGGTTATAAACTTAGGGACACTTCAGTATGCAGCACATAAAATTGCCCTTACAGCTGAATCATTCTCTTTCAATTTAGGATTGGGATTCTCAGTTGCTGGAACTGCTCTTGTTGGTCAACATCTTGGAGCTAAAAAATACCAAGATGCTAAAAAAGCTGGTTATCTAAACATGTTTTTAGCTATGTTTGTTATGACTGCATTTGGATTTATCTTTATGGTATTCCCTAAATTTGTTATATCTATGTTTACAAAAGAACAAAACATTGTTCCTATGGCTAGTTCTGCACTTAGAATAGTTTCAATAGCTCAACCGATACTTGCAGTATCTATGGTCTTAAGCGGTGCTTTAAGAGGTGCTGGTGACACTAAATCTGTTCTTTGGATAACATCTTTAGGAATGTTTCTTATAAGAATCCCTATGACATATCTTTTCCTTTATGTATTTAACTTTGGATTGAATGGTGCTTGGATGGTTATGATTATAGATTTAACTTACAGAGGAATTGCTTGTTTATACAGATTTAGACAGGGAAAATGGAGATATATAGAGGTGTGA
- a CDS encoding WYL domain-containing protein, producing the protein MEKKIRVTLPKRIAEILESDIEEFFIKKNTLLNYLYEEYAKEDYTKLEVEVDKNETSVIQFNLNKKNLRGYYNFLEENRIQNESEFFREILTDYSENCKKKRELFLFKEKVERINDSIAERKLIKVNFRDGKSIEVEPYLIESSKLEVANYLFCYNLKEKLWKNYRIKYIDSVYTKNSNFKIRDIDFVQRMKEDFDPFISFGKKVKIRLTNSGENLFKELQTNRPKVIQKNLNEYILECSEEKAKRYFSFFLDEVEILEPIELREWFKNKYEKALEQYKK; encoded by the coding sequence ATGGAAAAGAAAATAAGAGTAACATTACCAAAAAGAATAGCTGAAATATTAGAGAGTGATATTGAAGAATTTTTTATAAAAAAAAATACATTATTGAATTATCTATATGAAGAGTATGCAAAAGAGGATTATACAAAGCTAGAAGTTGAGGTTGATAAAAATGAAACTTCAGTTATACAGTTCAATTTAAACAAAAAAAATCTTAGAGGATATTATAACTTTTTAGAGGAAAACAGGATTCAAAATGAATCAGAATTTTTTAGAGAGATTTTAACTGATTACTCTGAAAATTGTAAAAAGAAAAGAGAGCTTTTCCTTTTTAAGGAAAAAGTGGAGAGAATTAATGATTCTATTGCCGAGAGAAAATTGATAAAAGTAAACTTCAGAGATGGTAAGAGCATTGAGGTTGAACCATATTTGATTGAGAGTTCTAAGTTAGAGGTTGCAAATTATCTGTTTTGTTATAATTTAAAAGAAAAATTGTGGAAAAATTATAGAATAAAATATATAGATTCAGTTTATACAAAAAATAGCAATTTTAAAATAAGAGATATCGATTTTGTTCAAAGGATGAAAGAGGATTTCGATCCATTTATTTCTTTTGGGAAAAAAGTAAAGATAAGATTAACAAACTCTGGAGAAAATCTGTTTAAAGAGCTTCAAACAAATCGGCCTAAAGTTATTCAAAAAAATTTAAATGAATATATCTTAGAGTGCTCTGAAGAGAAAGCTAAAAGATACTTTAGTTTCTTTTTAGATGAGGTAGAGATTTTAGAGCCGATTGAATTGAGAGAGTGGTTTAAAAATAAATACGAGAAAGCTTTAGAGCAGTATAAAAAATAA
- a CDS encoding ABC transporter permease, which yields MKKFNPGTLSILIFFMCWEVLGKAINKAYILPTPLNILIKIWTLKESLFLTHLPATLTIAVTASILTLILGVTLAIAMDFNKIVYDSIYPLIVTSQTIPITALAPIFILWFGYSIWSKVIVSVIISFFPITITIYNGFQNIEKDEINYFKSLKATKIQIFFKLKLPRALPNFFSALKMSVPLVLIGSAIGEWLGATSGLGYFSKRMMSQLDGAGVFAPIVIISLLAIILVRMITSLENKILHWRRK from the coding sequence ATGAAAAAATTTAATCCTGGAACACTGTCTATACTAATATTTTTTATGTGCTGGGAGGTTTTAGGAAAAGCTATAAATAAAGCATATATTCTTCCAACTCCTTTAAATATTCTTATTAAAATATGGACTTTAAAAGAGAGTCTTTTTTTAACTCATCTACCCGCTACTTTAACAATAGCCGTTACTGCATCTATCTTGACTTTAATATTAGGAGTTACTTTGGCTATTGCTATGGATTTTAATAAGATAGTTTATGACTCAATCTATCCTTTGATTGTCACGAGTCAAACTATTCCAATCACAGCTTTAGCACCTATTTTCATCTTATGGTTTGGTTATTCTATTTGGAGTAAAGTTATTGTTTCTGTAATAATCTCATTTTTCCCAATAACCATAACTATATACAACGGATTCCAAAACATCGAAAAAGATGAGATTAATTATTTCAAAAGCTTAAAAGCTACAAAAATACAGATTTTCTTCAAACTGAAACTACCTAGAGCACTTCCAAATTTTTTCTCAGCTTTAAAGATGAGTGTTCCTTTAGTTTTAATAGGATCTGCAATTGGTGAATGGCTTGGAGCTACTTCTGGACTTGGATATTTCAGTAAAAGAATGATGTCTCAACTTGATGGAGCTGGAGTATTTGCTCCTATTGTAATCATCTCTCTTTTAGCAATTATTTTGGTTAGAATGATTACTAGCTTAGAAAACAAAATTTTACATTGGAGGAGAAAATAA
- the ilvN gene encoding acetolactate synthase small subunit, protein MEAKRILLIMKNKPGVLNKISGLFQKRGINIENITAGEGYPEETVRMTITGFWDEYTLNQVIVQAEKLFDVEFIKAFCKESVFRELVLIKVKVDSKSRQELLQILDIYRGSVVDVGLHSLILELTGDIGKIDGFLKLIKNFEILELARTGVSGMTRGIEI, encoded by the coding sequence TTGGAAGCAAAAAGAATTCTTTTGATTATGAAAAATAAACCCGGTGTTTTGAATAAAATATCTGGATTGTTTCAGAAAAGGGGAATAAATATTGAAAATATAACTGCAGGAGAGGGATATCCAGAAGAAACAGTTCGAATGACAATAACAGGTTTTTGGGATGAGTATACATTGAATCAAGTAATTGTACAAGCTGAAAAATTATTTGATGTTGAATTTATAAAAGCATTTTGTAAAGAGAGTGTTTTTAGAGAGTTGGTTTTAATAAAGGTCAAAGTTGATTCTAAAAGTCGACAAGAGTTACTTCAAATTTTAGATATTTATAGAGGATCAGTAGTAGATGTTGGACTTCATAGTTTGATTTTAGAGTTGACAGGGGATATAGGAAAAATAGATGGGTTTTTAAAATTGATTAAAAACTTTGAAATATTGGAGCTCGCCAGAACAGGTGTTTCTGGAATGACTAGAGGGATTGAGATTTAA
- the tenA gene encoding thiaminase II translates to MFSKELYLSAKDIWDSYYEHPFVKEIGENCLDKEKFKFYIIQDYLYLLEYAKLFALGVIKSKNENDMKKFAKLTDGILNSEMGIHRVYMKKLGITEEDISRVKPTLDNVSYTSYMLSVSHCGDIKEIAVAALSCMWSYKMIGDKLKELYGIEQDFYGDWIKTYSSSTYEELTNWNIEIVEKYCANISEEEKEHLKTIFINCSIYEYKFWDMSYKGSH, encoded by the coding sequence ATGTTTTCAAAAGAGTTATATTTAAGTGCAAAAGATATCTGGGATAGCTACTACGAGCATCCATTTGTAAAAGAGATTGGAGAAAACTGTTTAGACAAAGAAAAATTTAAGTTTTATATTATTCAGGATTACCTATACCTTTTAGAATATGCAAAACTTTTTGCTCTAGGGGTTATAAAAAGTAAAAATGAAAATGATATGAAAAAGTTTGCAAAACTTACAGATGGAATCTTAAACTCTGAGATGGGAATACATAGAGTTTATATGAAAAAATTAGGCATTACTGAAGAGGATATTTCGAGAGTGAAACCAACTTTAGATAATGTATCTTACACTAGTTATATGCTTTCAGTTTCACATTGTGGAGATATAAAAGAGATTGCTGTTGCTGCTCTTTCATGTATGTGGAGTTATAAAATGATTGGTGATAAATTAAAGGAACTTTATGGAATCGAGCAAGATTTTTATGGGGATTGGATTAAAACATATTCATCATCTACCTATGAAGAACTTACAAATTGGAATATTGAAATTGTTGAAAAATATTGTGCAAATATCTCTGAAGAGGAGAAAGAGCATCTAAAAACTATATTTATCAACTGTAGTATCTACGAGTATAAATTCTGGGATATGTCATATAAGGGGTCTCATTAA
- a CDS encoding ABC transporter substrate-binding protein, with protein MKKLLTLFILTTLFLSCNSKNSEKTKNLKEVSIILDWYPNAVHSFLYTAIEKGYFEEEGIKLNIIYPSSPSDSLTLPAAKKADIGISYLNSVVIAKTNEDVPIKSFGAVLQRSVNTVISLKEKNITSPKDFENKIAGTSGGILSETYLNSMMKFENLDPKSLKIIDVGFELLTAMITNRVDFTIGNMVNHEVPVIKEKGIDINYFLIDNFGIPQAYELILVANEELLNQNKDSYEKVLKAMRKGFYDVQNNPEEALKLLLSKQAVEQFPLSETVEKESLEILLPIMETENAKFLDQNENIWENNINWLYENGIIQRKLPAKNFIYQF; from the coding sequence ATGAAAAAACTACTGACTTTATTTATTTTAACAACTCTATTTTTAAGTTGTAACTCAAAAAATTCAGAAAAAACTAAAAATTTGAAAGAAGTTTCTATAATTTTAGATTGGTATCCTAATGCTGTTCACTCTTTTTTATATACTGCAATTGAAAAGGGATATTTTGAAGAGGAAGGAATAAAACTTAATATTATATATCCATCTTCGCCATCTGATTCTCTAACTTTACCAGCTGCAAAAAAAGCTGATATTGGAATATCTTATCTAAATAGTGTCGTTATAGCGAAAACAAACGAAGATGTTCCTATAAAATCTTTTGGAGCTGTTCTTCAAAGATCTGTAAATACAGTTATCTCTTTAAAAGAAAAAAATATAACATCTCCTAAAGATTTTGAAAATAAAATTGCTGGAACAAGCGGTGGTATCTTGTCCGAAACATACCTTAACTCTATGATGAAATTTGAAAACTTAGACCCTAAATCTCTAAAAATAATCGATGTTGGCTTTGAACTTCTAACTGCAATGATAACAAATAGAGTTGATTTTACAATCGGAAATATGGTTAATCACGAGGTTCCTGTTATAAAAGAGAAGGGAATTGATATAAATTACTTCCTAATAGATAATTTTGGTATTCCTCAAGCTTATGAACTCATCTTAGTTGCAAATGAAGAACTTTTAAATCAAAACAAAGACAGCTATGAAAAAGTTTTAAAGGCTATGAGAAAAGGATTCTACGACGTGCAAAACAACCCCGAAGAAGCTTTAAAACTTTTACTTTCAAAACAAGCTGTAGAACAGTTTCCTCTGAGTGAAACTGTTGAGAAAGAAAGCTTAGAGATTCTGTTGCCAATTATGGAAACTGAAAATGCCAAATTCTTAGATCAAAATGAAAATATTTGGGAAAATAATATAAACTGGTTATATGAAAATGGTATTATTCAAAGAAAATTACCTGCTAAAAATTTTATATATCAATTTTAG
- a CDS encoding single-stranded DNA-binding protein — MNLVVLIGRLTRDPELKFGQSGKAYSRFSLAVDRPFSKGEADFINCVAFGKTAELIGEYLRKGRKVAVNGRLQMNRYEVNGEKRTSYDVLVESMEFVEGRGEASPSNDFAPTPSYSAPRAAEAPSKDDFGGSSFDEDEFPF, encoded by the coding sequence ATGAATCTAGTTGTATTAATCGGACGTTTAACTAGAGATCCTGAACTTAAATTTGGACAAAGTGGTAAAGCTTACTCAAGATTTAGCTTAGCTGTTGACAGACCTTTTTCTAAAGGTGAAGCAGATTTCATCAACTGTGTCGCTTTCGGAAAGACAGCTGAACTTATTGGTGAGTACCTAAGAAAAGGAAGAAAAGTTGCTGTTAACGGTAGACTTCAAATGAATAGATATGAAGTAAATGGAGAAAAAAGAACTAGTTACGATGTACTAGTTGAAAGTATGGAGTTTGTTGAAGGAAGAGGAGAGGCTTCTCCATCAAACGACTTCGCACCAACACCATCATACTCAGCACCAAGAGCTGCTGAGGCACCATCAAAAGATGACTTCGGTGGATCATCTTTCGATGAGGACGAATTCCCGTTCTAA
- the ilvC gene encoding ketol-acid reductoisomerase produces the protein MSLSGKKVVVFGYGSQGHAHALNLKECGYDVSVALREDSGSWDKAEKNGFQVLNLKNGAEVADVAMLLVPDENQPELYKNYLKDGLKEGAFLGFAHGFNIHYSQINPREDLNVFMVAPKSPGHKVREKFLEKEGVPALISIYQDPSKETLQLAKDWAKGVCLDLGVLETTFKEETETDLFGEQAVLCGGLVELMKAGYETLLNAGYDEKLAYFECVHEMKLIVDLIYSKGFAAMRESISNTAEYGDYVTGKKIVTKESRENMKEVLENIQNGRFAKDFILEGQTGYPVLKTMRNRCKTDKIELVGNELRDMMFSKK, from the coding sequence ATGAGTTTATCAGGAAAAAAAGTTGTGGTATTTGGATATGGATCTCAAGGGCATGCACACGCACTAAATTTAAAAGAGTGTGGATATGATGTCAGTGTAGCTTTAAGAGAGGATAGTGGAAGTTGGGATAAAGCAGAGAAAAATGGATTCCAAGTTTTAAATTTGAAAAATGGAGCGGAAGTTGCAGATGTAGCAATGCTTTTAGTACCTGATGAAAATCAACCGGAACTATATAAAAATTATTTAAAAGACGGACTTAAAGAGGGTGCCTTTTTAGGATTTGCTCACGGATTTAATATTCATTACTCACAAATTAATCCAAGAGAAGACTTAAATGTTTTTATGGTTGCCCCAAAATCTCCAGGGCACAAAGTTAGAGAGAAATTTTTAGAAAAAGAGGGAGTTCCAGCTTTAATCTCAATTTATCAAGATCCATCAAAAGAAACCTTGCAGTTAGCAAAAGATTGGGCAAAAGGCGTTTGTTTAGATTTAGGAGTTTTAGAAACTACTTTTAAAGAGGAGACTGAAACAGATTTGTTTGGAGAGCAAGCTGTTTTGTGTGGAGGATTAGTAGAACTTATGAAAGCAGGGTATGAAACTCTTTTAAATGCAGGGTATGATGAGAAGTTAGCATACTTTGAGTGTGTTCATGAGATGAAGTTAATAGTAGATTTGATTTATTCGAAGGGATTTGCGGCAATGAGAGAATCAATCTCTAATACGGCTGAGTATGGAGATTATGTAACTGGTAAAAAAATTGTTACAAAAGAGAGTAGAGAAAATATGAAAGAGGTTTTAGAGAATATTCAGAATGGAAGATTTGCAAAAGATTTTATCTTGGAAGGTCAGACTGGATATCCAGTTTTAAAAACGATGAGAAATAGATGTAAAACTGATAAGATCGAGTTAGTTGGAAATGAATTGAGAGATATGATGTTTTCGAAAAAATAG
- a CDS encoding arsenate reductase family protein, protein MIIQIFGRKNCNETKKVQRFFKERGIKFQFIDLIEKAPSKKELETFLRYFDIEELLDKSSNEYKKRNLEYMVYDTEELLLESPVLFKTPIIRWDKGVSLGYSLDELKKMS, encoded by the coding sequence ATGATAATACAAATTTTTGGTAGAAAAAACTGCAATGAAACTAAAAAAGTTCAAAGATTTTTTAAAGAGAGAGGAATCAAGTTTCAATTTATTGATCTTATTGAAAAAGCCCCTTCTAAAAAAGAATTAGAAACTTTTTTAAGATATTTTGATATCGAAGAGCTATTAGATAAATCTAGTAATGAATATAAAAAAAGAAACTTAGAATACATGGTTTATGATACTGAGGAACTTCTTTTAGAAAGTCCTGTTCTATTTAAAACTCCTATTATTAGATGGGATAAAGGTGTTTCTTTAGGTTATTCTCTTGACGAACTAAAAAAAATGTCTTAA
- a CDS encoding MurR/RpiR family transcriptional regulator, giving the protein MDVIYEIKQKYNSFSSKEKEIANYILENKNNIENISITNLSKAIGASTSTITRFSKKINCESFVQMKMKLNTQSANSSNKEEDIFSAVHDYYTEVVEKTNQLLNKELILKVIEDIKNAKKIYIYGVGSSGLSAQEFMQRLLRMGFNVSSITDSHMMIINSAILKESDLVIGISISGETKELVNSFRVAQKNGAKTIGVTSLPNSSLKDFSDNLILICASNFINKRDFINTQFSTMYLFDLISTILLEDSNLREKMQLTIEAILK; this is encoded by the coding sequence TTGGATGTAATCTATGAAATAAAACAAAAATACAATAGTTTTTCCTCTAAAGAAAAAGAGATTGCTAACTATATCCTAGAAAATAAAAATAATATTGAAAATATATCTATCACAAATTTATCAAAAGCTATTGGAGCTTCAACCTCAACTATTACAAGATTTTCAAAAAAAATAAATTGTGAGAGTTTCGTTCAAATGAAGATGAAGCTGAATACTCAATCTGCAAACTCTTCTAATAAAGAGGAGGATATCTTTTCTGCTGTTCACGATTATTATACAGAGGTTGTTGAAAAAACAAATCAACTTCTTAATAAAGAACTCATTCTAAAAGTTATTGAAGATATTAAAAACGCAAAAAAAATATATATCTATGGAGTTGGGAGTTCTGGTTTAAGTGCCCAAGAGTTTATGCAAAGACTTTTAAGAATGGGATTCAATGTCTCTTCTATCACGGATTCACATATGATGATTATAAATAGTGCCATTTTAAAAGAAAGTGATCTTGTTATTGGAATCTCTATCTCTGGAGAAACTAAAGAACTTGTGAATTCTTTTAGAGTAGCTCAAAAAAATGGTGCTAAAACAATTGGAGTCACTAGTTTACCTAATAGTAGCTTAAAAGATTTTTCTGATAATTTAATTCTAATCTGTGCATCTAATTTTATAAATAAAAGAGATTTTATAAATACACAATTCTCAACTATGTATCTCTTTGATTTAATTTCGACTATTTTATTAGAGGATTCAAATCTAAGAGAGAAAATGCAACTTACCATTGAAGCAATTTTAAAGTAA